The Stigmatella ashevillena genomic sequence TACGCGCAGGTGCTCGGCGGTAACGTGAGCGGCTCGGCGCGCATCGAGGACCACGCGATCGTCCTGTCGGGCACTGTCTCCGGAGGCACCGTCACCGGTCTGTCCGTGCTGACGAACGGCTTCAGCGTGAGTGGCTCGGCGCGGGCCGCCTCCACGTTCTACCCGCTCGGCTTCTACGAGGGTCAGCAGTCGATCTCAGGCACGGCGCAGCTCATCGGCGATATCGAGTACCGCGGCGTGGGCACGAACAAGTCGAGCGGCACCTACTTCGGCTTCGTCGAGCCGATCACCCCGGCCGCCTCGAACACGGCGGACGTGACCGTCGCGCCACCCTACGCCTGGCGGCCGTAACCCCCCTCGACGGGAGCCAGCTCCGGGCCGCGCGAGGGGTTAGCTCCCCGGCGCGGCCCGGGGTGGAAAGAGAGCCAGGCTCCCATGCCCACGGAGGAGGCCGTGCCCGCACAGGTTGAGGTCTCTGGCGCGGAGCAGGTGGGCGCGGAGGTGAGCTGCCTCGGGGCCCCCGTGGAGTGTTTCTGCAAGTCGTTCAAGACGGAGATCTCGTGTCGCACGGCTTCTCCCACGTGTCTCTGGTCCTACGGCACAGCATGGATCTCGTCGATTGAGATGGACGAGCTTGAGCGGCGTGTACCAATGGCGGCACTGGCGCTCGTTGGCCACTCCTTCAGAGGGATGATCGTGACGCAGGCGAGAAGGGCGAAAGCCGGGTCAGAGCCCGAGTTCGCTCAGCCCTGGGTGCTCCTGGGGCCGAGGTCCCTGTGGCCAGTGGAACAGCCGTTCACCTTCCGTGATTCGAACATCGTTGATGCTCGCCTCGCGCCGGCTCATGAGGCCGTGTTCGTCGAACTCCCACTGCTCGTTGCCATGCGAGCGCATCCAGTGGTTGCTGTCGTCGTGCCACTCGTAGGCGAAGCGCACCGCGATCCGGTTCCCCGTGAAGGCCCAGACCTCCTTGATGAGGCGGTAGCCGAGTTCGCGTTGCCACTTTCCAACGAGGAAGGCCTGGATGGCCTCGCGGCCCTGGAAGAACTCCGCGCGGTTCCTCCAGCGGCTGTCGTGG encodes the following:
- a CDS encoding nuclear transport factor 2 family protein → MDRPPLPPFTAETAAIKARIAEDAWNSRDPARVAQAYTHDSRWRNRAEFFQGREAIQAFLVGKWQRELGYRLIKEVWAFTGNRIAVRFAYEWHDDSNHWMRSHGNEQWEFDEHGLMSRREASINDVRITEGERLFHWPQGPRPQEHPGLSELGL